The following proteins come from a genomic window of Actinomycetota bacterium:
- a CDS encoding GNAT family N-acetyltransferase yields MDFEIKKADKNDLNGILRLYSQMHNIEVPEISDEIKNVWKRILDYKDQHVIVGIKDGTIVATCVIIIVPNLTHKQRPYALIENVVTDESHRKKGFASKILDYAREIALRENCYKIMLLAGSKEDGVLRFYEKAGYNRNDKTAFIQWLK; encoded by the coding sequence ATGGATTTCGAAATAAAAAAAGCAGATAAAAATGATTTAAACGGCATACTCAGACTTTACAGCCAGATGCATAATATTGAAGTACCTGAAATAAGCGATGAAATCAAAAATGTCTGGAAACGTATTCTTGATTATAAAGATCAGCATGTCATTGTAGGAATAAAAGATGGAACAATCGTTGCAACATGCGTAATAATCATTGTTCCCAATCTGACCCACAAACAGAGACCATATGCTCTTATTGAAAATGTGGTAACAGATGAAAGTCACAGAAAAAAAGGTTTTGCTTCAAAGATCCTTGATTATGCCAGGGAGATAGCATTAAGAGAGAATTGCTATAAAATAATGCTTCTTGCCGGCTCAAAAGAAGACGGCGTTTTGCGGTTTTATGAAAAAGCCGGATACAACCGTAATGACAAAACAGCATTTATACAATGGCTGAAATAA
- the rpiB gene encoding ribose 5-phosphate isomerase B, translating into MHKDKKIFTGSDHAGFDLKEKIKGYLSNEGIDFEDMGAPDINPADDYPDYAAIVAKKVAENNGAGILVCSSGTGMCITANKIKGIRAVNAFNAEIAEMSRIHNDTNVLCLGQDYIPEGLAIQIVRKWLETDFSGVERHQRRVDKIAEYENQS; encoded by the coding sequence ATGCATAAAGATAAAAAGATTTTTACAGGCTCTGACCATGCAGGATTTGATTTAAAGGAAAAAATAAAGGGCTATCTTTCAAATGAAGGTATTGATTTTGAGGATATGGGAGCGCCGGATATTAATCCTGCGGATGATTATCCTGATTATGCGGCAATAGTGGCAAAAAAAGTAGCTGAGAATAATGGAGCAGGAATACTTGTATGCAGCAGTGGAACAGGTATGTGCATAACTGCAAATAAGATAAAAGGAATAAGGGCTGTTAATGCCTTTAATGCAGAAATTGCAGAAATGTCCAGAATTCACAATGATACGAATGTTCTTTGCCTAGGCCAGGATTATATTCCGGAGGGGCTGGCAATCCAAATAGTCAGGAAATGGCTTGAGACAGACTTCAGCGGAGTTGAAAGGCATCAGAGAAGAGTTGACAAAATAGCAGAATATGAAAACCAGTCTTAA